One part of the Helicoverpa armigera isolate CAAS_96S chromosome 3, ASM3070526v1, whole genome shotgun sequence genome encodes these proteins:
- the LOC110383803 gene encoding leucine-rich repeat neuronal protein 2 produces MGSCVAKWRWWVVVAAWAWGAAARTLCPARCACDDALRAASCANASLEIVPIQLNPEATHINLTHNAIDNLLYTFGFYTQLTVLDISYNKISDLGSRNFENNNEMTHLNLSHNRLRRLDKETFIGLKSLVDLNLANNVITNIHLQTFKDLSALERLDLSSNKLVKFEPETFKPLTSLKIISLKNNSILDIPSDNIAFIMHLEVLDLSDNLIEQVPKHGIPYLQELKHLDLNNNLIESVDQLGFHNLPSLRHLDLSDNNMTSIPTSALSKLSNLSHLYLSGNFFQNVTALSFQSLFHLKHLHLSRLYELERIDSRAFVDNINLQKIWMNENVKVGDVPPRLFHGNPKLTHIYMRNNALVALEASHFPIDRLQELQIAGNPFACNCSLLWLWKLGRESEISSRKSGNASTILKIDYEDVKCAAPAHLKGVLFVQIPESEFGCSSGWVIVAVVVLTVSIVISVVGGVLYFMGPLKKCKGDKSKQVMTSVMMNGDVSKLGNGLGYSTRGREQDTKRDVDRYLMIGSSVSNNFHSLNPPWHSVDKNPYYQEDSEEHIYQQFAYETIPHHRTPEKPHIVYV; encoded by the coding sequence ATGGGCTCCTGCGTAGCGAAGTGGCGCTGGTGGGTGGTGGTGGCGGCATGGGCGTGGGGCGCGGCCGCTCGCACGCTCTGCCCCGCGCGCTGCGCCTGCGACGACGCACTGCGCGCCGCCTCCTGCGCCAACGCCAGCCTAGAGATCGTGCCTATTCAGCTCAACCCAGAAGCCACGCACATCAACCTCACTCACAATGCCATCGACAACCTTCTCTACACCTTCGGCTTCTACACGCAACTCACTGTCCTCGACATCTCCTACAACAAAATTTCAGACTTAGGTAGTAGAAACTTTGAAAACAACAACGAGATGACTCATCTCAATTTAAGCCATAATCGCCTAAGACGATTAGATAAGGAAACATTCATTGGACTGAAAAGTCTTGTAGACTTAAATCTAGCCAATAATGTAATTACAAACATTCACCTGCAGACATTTAAAGACTTATCAGCGCTTGAGAGGCTGGACTTGTCTAGCAATAAGTTAGTCAAGTTTGAGCCGGAAACCTTCAAGCCATTGACTTCGCTGAAGATAAtatctttgaaaaataattccATATTGGATATACCATCTGATAACATTGCTTTCATAATGCATCTAGAAGTTTTAGATCTGTCAGACAACTTAATCGAGCAGGTACCAAAGCACGGTATACCATACCTACAGGAATTGAAGCATTTAGACCTGAATAATAACTTAATTGAAAGCGTGGATCAATTAGGATTCCACAATCTGCCGTCATTGCGGCACCTGGATTTAAGCGATAACAATATGACATCAATCCCAACGTCGGCTCTGTCGAAACTATCAAACTTGTCCCATTTATACCTAAGtggaaacttttttcaaaatgttacgGCGCTTTCATTTCAAAGTCTCttccatttaaaacatttacactTGAGCAGACTTTACGAGCTGGAAAGAATTGACTCAAGAGCCTTTGTGGACAATATAAACTTGCAAAAAATATGGATGAATGAGAATGTAAAAGTTGGCGATGTTCCTCCCAGACTGTTCCATGGAAATCCAAAGTTGACACACATTTATATGAGGAACAACGCATTGGTGGCGCTTGAAGCATCGCACTTCCCTATTGATAGACTGCAGGAGCTACAAATTGCTGGAAACCCATTCGCTTGCAATTGTTCTCTGTTATGGCTGTGGAAACTCGGAAGGGAAAGCGAGATTAGCAGCAGAAAATCTGGGAACGCCAGTACCATTCTTAAAATAGACTATGAGGATGTGAAGTGTGCTGCTCCGGCACACTTGAAAGGTGTCCTCTTTGTGCAGATTCCGGAGTCGGAATTTGGGTGCTCAAGCGGATGGGTGATAGTTGCGGTTGTGGTGCTGACTGTGAGTATTGTTATAAGCGTGGTTGGTGGTGTTTTATACTTCATGGGACCCTTGAAGAAGTGTAAGGGAGATAAGTCAAAACAAGTTATGACGAGTGTCATGATGAACGGTGACGTATCAAAGTTAGGGAATGGATTAGGGTATTCTACTCGTGGTAGGGAGCAGGACACCAAGAGAGACGTAGACAGATATCTTATGATTGGTTCTTCAGTGAGTAATAACTTTCATTCGTTGAATCCTCCCTGGCACAGTGTGGACAAGAATCCATACTACCAGGAGGATAGTGAAGAACACATCTACCAGCAGTTCGCCTATGAGACGATCCCTCACCACAGGACGCCAGAGAAACCACACATAGTGTACGTCTAA